Proteins encoded together in one Streptomyces sp. NBC_01408 window:
- a CDS encoding DMT family transporter → MVATNTTGAAAPPDTAAPRAGNPGRRGLSPQAEGMAALLVTVAIWAAFALSARALSASSLLPADAALLRFGVPLLVLLPALWRRRHRIAAVRPGPAAKIICGAGVPFFLAAMHGGALTSAAFVGSIVPGMVPLFVSALMAARGHGAPRGTQPAGLALIALGVAALVWRYVVPVDADVLEGAGTLLVASGLWALYTVGLRDVDLDPVGSIGLLCLPSFAVIGLLVLTGVLPTGIAHAAGTDIALFLVVQGLGVGLCAGLLYAFAIRRLGAGRSSVVGSLSPVAVVLLAVPLLGESPTPAVLVGVPLITLGVVLANRRPRTEPRTPARTRTRPEVPADA, encoded by the coding sequence TTGGTCGCGACGAACACCACCGGCGCGGCCGCGCCTCCCGACACAGCAGCCCCGCGGGCCGGAAACCCCGGCCGGCGCGGGCTCTCCCCGCAGGCCGAAGGCATGGCGGCGCTGCTGGTGACCGTGGCCATCTGGGCGGCCTTCGCGCTCAGCGCCCGCGCCCTGAGCGCCTCCTCCCTGCTGCCCGCCGACGCCGCCCTGCTGCGCTTCGGCGTACCGCTCCTCGTCCTGCTGCCCGCCCTGTGGCGGCGCCGCCACCGCATCGCCGCCGTACGGCCGGGCCCCGCAGCCAAGATCATCTGCGGCGCGGGGGTGCCGTTCTTCCTGGCCGCCATGCACGGCGGCGCCCTGACCTCGGCGGCGTTCGTCGGCTCCATCGTCCCCGGCATGGTCCCGCTCTTCGTCAGCGCGCTCATGGCCGCCCGGGGCCACGGAGCCCCCCGCGGCACCCAGCCGGCCGGGCTCGCACTCATCGCCCTCGGCGTGGCCGCCCTCGTCTGGCGCTACGTCGTCCCGGTGGACGCGGACGTACTGGAAGGGGCCGGCACGCTCCTGGTCGCCAGCGGCCTTTGGGCCCTGTACACGGTCGGGCTGCGCGACGTGGACCTCGACCCGGTGGGATCCATCGGGCTGCTGTGCCTGCCCTCCTTCGCGGTGATCGGGCTGCTGGTCCTGACCGGGGTGCTCCCGACGGGGATCGCCCACGCCGCCGGAACCGACATCGCGCTGTTCCTCGTGGTGCAGGGGCTCGGGGTCGGACTGTGCGCGGGCCTGCTGTACGCCTTCGCCATCCGCAGGCTGGGCGCCGGACGCAGCTCCGTCGTCGGCAGCCTGAGCCCCGTCGCCGTCGTCCTGCTCGCCGTCCCGCTGCTCGGCGAATCACCGACCCCCGCCGTACTGGTCGGCGTACCCCTCATCACCCTGGGCGTCGTACTCGCCAACCGGCGCCCCCGCACCGAGCCCCGTACCCCCGCCCGCACCCGTACCCGCCCCGAGGTCCCCGCAGATGCTTGA
- a CDS encoding class I SAM-dependent methyltransferase, producing MGNSESTAEMHRVFNTAADVYDQSGVDFFGPIGRRLVEFSGIRAGDSVLDVGCGRGAVLWPAAAAVGGTGEVIGIDLAEEMVKYADADARSQGLTHVTTQVMNGQVPDFPAGRFDAVLGGFSVFIWTHGGAELRPYRTILRPGGLFAASAPSFFPTATGKWGFLPEDVHDLLLPHLTQPKEGDAYDCPFTNIHNNWLVTPEAVTATLTDAGFTDVAVLEEDLPIVVESGAQWVDWTRSHGMRRLWDRLSEQEANELSAEVARRLDALRSADGTITLPTPIVYLRGRAPQA from the coding sequence ATGGGTAATTCGGAAAGCACGGCGGAGATGCACCGTGTGTTCAACACTGCCGCGGACGTCTACGACCAGAGCGGAGTGGACTTCTTCGGCCCCATCGGCCGCCGGCTGGTCGAATTCTCCGGAATCCGCGCCGGAGATTCGGTGCTGGACGTGGGCTGCGGCCGGGGCGCCGTGCTCTGGCCGGCCGCGGCGGCCGTGGGCGGCACCGGAGAGGTCATCGGGATCGACCTCGCCGAGGAGATGGTCAAGTACGCGGACGCCGACGCGCGGTCGCAGGGCCTGACCCACGTGACCACCCAGGTCATGAACGGCCAGGTGCCGGACTTCCCGGCCGGGCGCTTCGACGCGGTGCTCGGCGGGTTCAGCGTCTTCATCTGGACGCACGGCGGGGCCGAACTGCGCCCCTACCGCACGATCCTGCGCCCCGGCGGCCTCTTCGCGGCCAGCGCGCCCTCCTTCTTCCCCACCGCCACGGGCAAGTGGGGATTCCTCCCCGAGGACGTGCACGACCTGCTGCTGCCGCATCTGACCCAGCCCAAGGAAGGGGATGCCTACGACTGCCCCTTCACCAACATCCACAACAACTGGCTGGTGACCCCCGAGGCCGTCACGGCCACCCTGACCGACGCGGGCTTCACCGACGTGGCCGTACTGGAGGAGGACCTGCCCATCGTCGTGGAGTCCGGGGCCCAGTGGGTCGACTGGACCCGCTCGCACGGCATGCGCCGGCTGTGGGACAGGCTGTCCGAGCAGGAGGCGAACGAGCTGTCCGCCGAGGTCGCCCGGCGCCTGGACGCCCTGCGCTCGGCCGACGGCACCATCACCCTGCCGACCCCGATCGTGTACCTGCGCGGCCGGGCCCCGCAGGCCTGA
- a CDS encoding O-acetyl-ADP-ribose deacetylase, with amino-acid sequence MVRITLVQGDITTEKADAVVNAANSSLLGGGGVDGAIHRRGGPEILAACEDLRRSHYGKGLPTGRAVATTAGRLPAEHVIHTVGPVWSRDEDRSELLASCYRESLRVADELGARTVAFPAISTGIYGWPMDDGARIAVETVRATATSVQEVRFVLFDAAAYAAFETAVAAHP; translated from the coding sequence ATGGTCCGCATTACCCTCGTCCAGGGCGACATCACCACCGAGAAGGCCGACGCGGTGGTCAACGCCGCGAACTCCTCGCTGCTGGGCGGCGGGGGAGTGGACGGAGCCATCCACCGCCGCGGCGGGCCGGAGATCCTCGCGGCCTGCGAGGACCTGCGCCGCTCCCATTACGGCAAGGGCCTGCCGACGGGCCGGGCCGTCGCCACCACCGCCGGCCGGCTGCCCGCCGAGCACGTGATCCACACCGTCGGCCCGGTCTGGTCCCGCGACGAGGACCGCTCGGAGCTGCTGGCCTCCTGCTACCGGGAGTCACTGCGGGTCGCCGACGAGCTGGGCGCCCGTACGGTCGCCTTCCCGGCCATCTCCACCGGCATCTACGGCTGGCCGATGGACGACGGGGCACGCATCGCCGTGGAAACGGTGCGCGCCACCGCCACGTCGGTGCAGGAGGTCCGCTTCGTCCTCTTCGACGCTGCGGCGTACGCGGCCTTCGAGACGGCCGTCGCGGCCCATCCGTAG
- a CDS encoding arylamine N-acetyltransferase: MTTNDDATAWQGGRLDLDAYLRRIGYDGELAPTLDVLRALTRSHITSIPFETVEIVLGRKVSLELQDVQNKLVHARRGGYCYEHNLLLAAALERVGFRVTGLASRVRIGSEGVRPATHAMLRVETAETPDTGKVWICDPGFGRNPIEPMELAGGAETSVGGWGFRLERTATETGASLYALRSRGADGWFDLHAFTLDQRYAPDWMVANHFMSTHARSPFAGRLVVQQMREQDHLFLDGTTLTTTLPDGTASARGFAPEEVPDLMREEFGLELPRSDHAELVARVYVARQAVAMYPATVHPPIQPVQHVRAHRPGRRVPTSVC, translated from the coding sequence ATGACGACGAACGACGATGCCACGGCCTGGCAGGGCGGCCGCCTCGACCTGGACGCGTACCTCCGGCGGATCGGATACGACGGAGAGCTCGCGCCCACCCTCGACGTTCTGCGGGCGCTCACCCGCTCGCACATCACCTCGATCCCCTTCGAGACCGTCGAGATCGTGCTCGGCCGGAAGGTCTCCCTCGAACTGCAGGACGTTCAGAACAAGCTGGTCCACGCACGCCGCGGCGGCTACTGCTACGAGCACAACCTGCTGCTCGCGGCGGCGCTGGAGCGCGTCGGCTTCCGGGTGACGGGGCTGGCCTCGCGGGTCCGCATCGGTTCCGAGGGAGTCCGTCCGGCCACGCACGCGATGCTGCGCGTGGAGACCGCCGAGACCCCCGACACCGGCAAGGTGTGGATCTGCGACCCGGGCTTCGGCCGCAATCCCATCGAGCCGATGGAGCTGGCGGGCGGCGCCGAGACCTCGGTCGGCGGCTGGGGCTTCCGGCTGGAGCGGACGGCCACCGAGACCGGCGCCTCGCTGTACGCGCTGCGCTCGCGGGGCGCCGACGGCTGGTTCGACCTGCACGCCTTCACCCTCGACCAGCGGTACGCGCCGGACTGGATGGTGGCCAACCACTTCATGTCCACGCATGCGCGCTCGCCGTTCGCGGGGCGGCTGGTCGTCCAGCAGATGCGCGAGCAGGATCACCTGTTCCTGGACGGCACCACCCTGACCACCACGCTGCCGGACGGTACGGCCTCGGCGCGCGGGTTCGCCCCGGAGGAGGTGCCGGACCTCATGCGCGAGGAGTTCGGACTGGAGCTGCCGCGCTCCGACCACGCGGAGCTCGTCGCCCGGGTGTACGTGGCGCGTCAGGCCGTCGCCATGTACCCGGCGACCGTGCACCCGCCGATCCAGCCCGTCCAGCACGTGCGGGCGCACCGTCCCGGGCGCAGGGTCCCGACCTCGGTCTGCTGA
- a CDS encoding aromatic amino acid transaminase, which yields MLELLPPPPTDPLWDLTYEFGTDERPERLNLVLGVYRDATGSTPVMAAVRAAEIRLAERSESKEYRGLSGNAAFNRALLGMVLGTGGPADRAAAVQTVAGSGALRLLADLICRTRPGTTVWISDPAYVNHRPILEAAGLNVRTYAWRDAAGDFDAAGALRDLAGARRDDVVLLQGCCHNPTGADPSRQAWEALAELAGRAGWVPFVDLAYHGLGDGLEADLWATRMLAERVPEMLIAVSCSKNFGLYSDRTGCAIVLGATAQALRHAETALQNAARTLYSMPPEHGAAVVTTILEDEGLRAAWRTELDVMRGRITANRTELTAHLEALGHGALAASLARQKGMFSMLPLTSPQMLRLRRQFAVYGTTSGRINIAGIPADRIPCLARGIAGVLEG from the coding sequence ATGCTTGAGCTCCTTCCCCCGCCGCCCACCGACCCGCTGTGGGACCTGACCTACGAGTTCGGCACCGACGAGCGCCCCGAACGCCTCAACCTCGTCCTCGGCGTCTACCGCGACGCGACCGGCAGCACCCCGGTCATGGCCGCCGTGCGCGCGGCCGAGATCCGGCTGGCGGAGCGCTCCGAGTCCAAGGAGTACCGCGGGCTGTCCGGCAACGCCGCCTTCAACCGCGCCCTGCTGGGGATGGTCCTGGGCACCGGTGGACCCGCCGACCGGGCGGCGGCCGTACAGACCGTCGCCGGCTCCGGAGCGCTGCGGCTGCTGGCCGACCTGATCTGCCGGACCCGCCCGGGCACCACCGTCTGGATCAGCGACCCCGCGTACGTCAACCACCGGCCCATCCTGGAGGCCGCCGGCCTGAACGTGCGCACCTACGCCTGGCGCGACGCGGCGGGCGACTTCGACGCCGCCGGAGCGCTGCGGGACCTGGCCGGGGCGCGCCGCGACGATGTCGTCCTGCTCCAGGGCTGCTGCCACAATCCCACCGGGGCCGACCCCTCGCGCCAGGCCTGGGAGGCGCTGGCCGAGCTGGCCGGACGGGCCGGCTGGGTGCCCTTCGTCGACCTCGCCTACCACGGGCTCGGCGACGGGCTGGAGGCCGACCTGTGGGCCACGCGGATGCTGGCGGAGCGGGTGCCGGAGATGCTGATCGCCGTCAGCTGCTCGAAGAACTTCGGCCTCTACAGCGACCGCACCGGCTGCGCCATCGTCCTCGGCGCCACGGCGCAGGCCCTGCGGCACGCCGAGACGGCCCTGCAGAACGCCGCCCGGACGCTGTACTCCATGCCGCCCGAGCACGGCGCGGCCGTCGTGACGACGATCCTGGAGGACGAGGGGCTGCGGGCCGCCTGGCGGACGGAACTGGACGTCATGCGGGGCCGGATCACGGCCAACCGCACGGAGCTGACCGCGCACCTGGAGGCGCTCGGCCACGGAGCCCTCGCCGCGTCCCTCGCGCGGCAGAAGGGCATGTTCTCGATGCTGCCGCTTACTTCGCCCCAGATGCTCCGGCTGCGCAGGCAGTTCGCCGTCTACGGCACCACGTCCGGGCGGATCAACATCGCGGGCATCCCGGCGGACCGGATCCCCTGCCTCGCCCGGGGCATCGCGGGAGTCCTGGAGGGCTGA
- a CDS encoding NAD(P)/FAD-dependent oxidoreductase produces MLDAVVVGAGPNGLTAAVELARRGFSVAVFEAAETVGGGARTEELTLPGFRHDPCSAVHPLGVGSPVFATMPLKRYGLEWLHPPLPMAHPFDDGTAAVLSRSVAETAASFGPRDAGAYRRLVEPFLGRWDTLARDFMSLPSTALPRDPVTLARFGLAGLPPFTWLLRRFGDDRARALLAGLVAHVNAPLGGIGTGAVGLVFALAAHANGWPLPRGGSQSISDALAAYLRELGGTVHTGFEVKRLDDLPPARAYVFDTSPTALSRIARLGRAYEGYRYGPSVFKIDYALDGPVPWTAEEPRRAGTVQIGPGSRDIDAALQLASSGRAPRNPFLITAQPSLVDPGRAPAGKHVFWAYGHVPAGWDGDLTEAVERQLERFAPGFRDLVLARATAGPPQLAARNPNYVGGDIACGATSGLQLLLRPKPSLFPYATAHPAVFICSSATPPGPGVHGMSGHNAAKAVWRRLRKDS; encoded by the coding sequence ATTCTCGATGCGGTCGTGGTGGGGGCGGGGCCCAACGGGCTGACGGCCGCCGTCGAACTGGCCCGGCGCGGCTTCTCGGTAGCCGTCTTCGAGGCCGCCGAGACGGTCGGCGGAGGAGCCCGGACCGAGGAGCTGACCCTCCCCGGCTTCCGCCACGACCCCTGCTCGGCCGTGCACCCGCTCGGCGTCGGTTCGCCCGTGTTCGCCACGATGCCGCTGAAGCGGTACGGGCTGGAGTGGCTGCACCCCCCGCTGCCGATGGCGCACCCCTTCGACGACGGCACGGCCGCGGTCCTCTCCCGTTCGGTCGCGGAGACGGCGGCGTCCTTCGGGCCGCGCGACGCGGGCGCGTACCGGCGGCTGGTGGAGCCGTTCCTCGGCCGGTGGGACACCCTGGCCCGCGACTTCATGTCCCTGCCGAGCACGGCCCTGCCCCGGGACCCGGTCACCCTCGCCCGCTTCGGGCTCGCCGGACTGCCGCCCTTCACCTGGCTGCTGCGCCGCTTCGGCGACGACCGGGCCCGCGCGCTCCTCGCCGGGCTCGTCGCGCACGTCAACGCCCCGCTCGGCGGGATCGGCACCGGCGCGGTCGGCCTGGTGTTCGCCCTGGCCGCGCACGCGAACGGCTGGCCGCTGCCGCGCGGCGGCTCGCAGTCCATCTCGGACGCCCTCGCCGCGTACCTGCGCGAGCTCGGCGGGACCGTCCACACCGGCTTCGAGGTGAAACGGCTCGACGACCTCCCACCCGCCCGGGCGTACGTCTTCGACACCTCGCCGACGGCGCTGTCGCGGATCGCCCGCCTGGGGCGCGCGTACGAGGGCTACCGGTACGGCCCCTCCGTCTTCAAGATCGACTACGCGCTGGACGGCCCGGTCCCGTGGACCGCCGAGGAGCCGCGCCGGGCCGGCACCGTACAGATCGGACCGGGCAGTCGTGACATCGACGCCGCCCTGCAGCTCGCCTCCAGCGGCAGGGCCCCGCGCAACCCCTTCCTGATCACCGCGCAGCCCAGCCTCGTCGACCCGGGCCGGGCGCCCGCGGGCAAGCACGTGTTCTGGGCGTACGGACATGTCCCCGCGGGCTGGGACGGCGACCTCACCGAAGCCGTGGAGCGCCAACTGGAGCGGTTCGCCCCGGGCTTCCGCGACCTGGTCCTGGCCCGCGCCACGGCCGGCCCGCCCCAGCTCGCCGCCCGCAACCCCAATTACGTCGGCGGGGACATCGCCTGCGGAGCCACCTCGGGACTCCAGCTCCTGCTGCGCCCGAAGCCCTCGCTCTTCCCGTACGCGACGGCGCACCCGGCCGTCTTCATCTGCTCCTCCGCGACCCCTCCGGGCCCCGGCGTCCACGGCATGTCCGGCCACAATGCGGCCAAGGCGGTCTGGCGCCGTCTGCGAAAGGACTCCTGA
- a CDS encoding SpoIIE family protein phosphatase, producing the protein MDTYQSTSEVPEQPVAAVGYAGVLRELLPIALWREDADGRVVEWSLAAQDLLGHRPEDVIGRSGSAVLVPEANRELAEELTRRVQSGETVVGTLPVRHRDGHRVPMEMWIVPARDPQGRTGALLIAVETSQVLHMRDSLAALQSLFTQSPIGLATLGPDLRFLRVNDALARMNGVSADEHVGRRLTEVVPGVNATALEAMMQRVLDVGTAVVDVRRTGRTPADPEHDRTWSCSYAPLLDGSGRRLGLIASLIDITDGQRAQADAERARHRFALLAEAGTRIGTTLDLRQTAQEIVELLVPQLADSADVQLLEAVLEPDEAGATAHGLLRRLAAVFPDPFAPTARLKAGQTFRIPAGTAYERVIADGVPMNLYSADVPALITAPRADDLRAYLATLGCARMVPLVARGKVLGAVAVTRLRGREPFDEEDCVLIDELVARAALNIDNARMYTHQRQAALTLQRSLTNSALPEVAGLELTGRYLPASDHDVGGDWFDVIRLPGGRTGLVIGDVMGHGIHAAAVMGQLRTAVRTLARLDVPPAQMLRSLDAVVADLGEDEMATCVYAVHDPGTGTCAIARAGHPPPAVVGPDGRITFLDGPPGTPLGTGGREFPAQEVRLPPGSLLVLYTDGLIEARDRDLDQGMDQLAQALSGPEQPLEALCDGILERLLPYAPQDDVAVLLARTRQP; encoded by the coding sequence GTGGACACTTACCAGTCGACGAGCGAGGTGCCGGAGCAGCCGGTGGCTGCTGTCGGCTACGCGGGCGTGCTCCGCGAGCTGCTGCCGATCGCCCTGTGGCGGGAGGACGCGGACGGGCGCGTCGTCGAATGGTCCCTGGCCGCACAGGACCTGCTGGGGCACCGCCCCGAGGACGTCATCGGCCGGTCCGGCTCCGCCGTGCTGGTCCCCGAGGCCAACCGGGAACTCGCCGAGGAGCTGACCCGCCGCGTCCAGTCCGGCGAGACGGTCGTCGGCACCCTGCCGGTACGCCACCGCGACGGGCACCGGGTGCCGATGGAGATGTGGATCGTGCCCGCCCGCGACCCGCAGGGACGTACGGGGGCCCTGCTCATCGCCGTGGAGACCTCCCAGGTCCTGCACATGCGGGACTCGCTGGCCGCCCTCCAGAGCCTCTTCACCCAGTCACCCATCGGCCTCGCCACCCTCGGCCCCGACCTGCGCTTCCTCCGGGTCAACGACGCCCTGGCCCGGATGAACGGGGTCTCCGCCGACGAGCACGTGGGCCGGCGGCTCACCGAGGTGGTGCCCGGGGTCAACGCCACCGCCCTGGAGGCGATGATGCAGCGGGTCCTCGACGTGGGCACCGCCGTCGTCGACGTCCGCCGCACCGGCCGCACCCCCGCCGATCCCGAACACGACCGGACCTGGTCCTGCTCCTACGCGCCCCTGCTCGACGGCTCCGGGCGCCGCCTCGGCCTGATCGCCTCCCTGATCGACATCACCGACGGCCAGCGCGCCCAGGCCGACGCCGAACGGGCCCGGCACCGCTTCGCCCTCCTCGCGGAGGCGGGCACCCGCATCGGCACCACCCTGGACCTGCGGCAGACCGCCCAGGAGATCGTGGAGCTGCTGGTACCGCAGCTGGCGGACTCCGCCGACGTACAGCTCCTCGAAGCGGTGCTCGAACCCGACGAGGCCGGAGCCACCGCCCACGGGCTGCTGCGCAGACTCGCCGCGGTCTTCCCCGACCCCTTCGCCCCGACCGCCCGGCTCAAGGCCGGCCAGACCTTCCGGATCCCGGCCGGGACGGCCTACGAGAGAGTCATCGCCGACGGGGTCCCCATGAACCTGTACAGCGCCGACGTCCCCGCCCTGATCACCGCCCCCCGCGCCGACGATCTGCGCGCCTACCTCGCCACCCTCGGGTGCGCCCGCATGGTGCCCCTGGTCGCCCGCGGCAAGGTCCTCGGCGCCGTCGCCGTGACCCGGCTGCGCGGGCGCGAGCCCTTCGACGAGGAGGACTGCGTACTGATCGACGAGCTGGTCGCGCGCGCGGCCCTCAACATCGACAACGCCCGGATGTACACCCATCAGCGGCAGGCCGCCCTGACCCTCCAGCGCAGTCTCACCAACAGCGCGCTGCCCGAGGTGGCGGGCCTGGAACTGACCGGGCGCTACCTGCCCGCCAGCGACCACGACGTCGGCGGGGACTGGTTCGACGTCATCCGGCTGCCCGGCGGGCGGACCGGCCTGGTCATCGGGGACGTCATGGGCCACGGGATCCACGCGGCGGCCGTCATGGGCCAGCTGCGCACGGCCGTACGGACCCTCGCGCGCCTGGACGTGCCCCCGGCGCAGATGCTCCGCTCGCTCGACGCGGTCGTGGCGGACCTGGGGGAGGACGAGATGGCGACCTGTGTCTACGCCGTCCACGACCCGGGGACGGGCACCTGCGCGATCGCCCGGGCCGGCCACCCCCCGCCGGCCGTGGTCGGCCCCGACGGGCGGATCACCTTCCTCGACGGCCCGCCCGGGACCCCGCTGGGCACGGGCGGGCGGGAGTTCCCCGCGCAGGAGGTCCGGCTGCCTCCGGGGAGCCTGCTCGTGCTCTACACCGACGGCCTCATCGAGGCCCGGGACCGGGACCTCGACCAGGGCATGGACCAGCTGGCACAGGCGCTGAGCGGGCCGGAGCAGCCCCTGGAGGCGCTGTGCGACGGGATCCTGGAGCGGCTGCTGCCGTACGCCCCCCAGGACGACGTGGCGGTGCTCCTGGCCCGCACCCGGCAGCCCTGA
- a CDS encoding Lrp/AsnC family transcriptional regulator produces MDAVDLQIIRELQADGRLSNQDLADRVRLSPSPCLRRVRRLEEAGLIRGYTAMVDQVAFGLPVTVFVRIRLERHTAEAVRLFEEHVAGIEHIQDCYLMAGSSDYLLRVVIEDLEAYEALVRHRIHAIPGIASIESSFAYGSVKQSRTYPRPRPGGTRP; encoded by the coding sequence ATGGACGCGGTCGATCTGCAGATCATCCGGGAGTTGCAGGCCGACGGGCGCCTGTCGAACCAGGACCTCGCCGACCGCGTCCGGCTGTCCCCGTCCCCCTGCCTGCGCCGGGTCCGGCGTCTGGAGGAGGCGGGCCTCATCCGCGGCTACACGGCCATGGTCGACCAGGTCGCCTTCGGCCTCCCGGTCACCGTCTTCGTCCGGATCCGGCTGGAGCGGCACACGGCGGAGGCGGTCAGGCTCTTCGAGGAGCACGTCGCCGGCATCGAGCACATCCAGGACTGCTACCTGATGGCGGGCAGCAGCGACTACCTGCTGCGGGTGGTCATCGAGGACCTGGAGGCCTACGAGGCCCTGGTGCGCCACCGGATCCACGCCATCCCGGGTATCGCCTCGATCGAATCGAGCTTCGCGTACGGCAGCGTCAAGCAGTCCAGGACCTACCCCCGTCCCCGCCCGGGCGGAACCCGACCCTGA
- a CDS encoding inositol monophosphatase family protein — protein MIDEFLARDLSDVEEAVRKAAAVEIMPRFRQLADHEVDEKTGPHDLVTVADRKAEEHLTASLTRLLPGSAVVGEEAVHADPTVYGALRAEAPVWIVDPVDGTRQFVAGDPEFCTLVALAHRGEILASWTFAPALDELATAVRGQGSYVNGERIHSGSPEPGAELRIAMAHPLYTSEADKRTLARLDVPGVAARPCGSAGLEYLKVARGEMDGLAFTWPSAWDHAAGLLLVAEAGGAQTTVEGVPFRVDRDNVLPFAVGRDEATALRIRELLRGA, from the coding sequence ATGATCGATGAGTTCCTGGCCCGTGACCTGTCCGATGTGGAAGAGGCCGTACGCAAGGCGGCGGCGGTCGAGATCATGCCGAGGTTCCGGCAGCTCGCCGACCACGAGGTGGACGAGAAGACCGGACCGCACGACCTCGTGACCGTCGCCGACCGCAAGGCCGAGGAGCACCTCACGGCCTCCCTGACCCGGCTGCTGCCCGGCTCGGCCGTGGTGGGCGAGGAGGCCGTGCACGCCGACCCGACCGTGTACGGGGCGCTGCGCGCGGAAGCCCCGGTGTGGATCGTGGACCCGGTGGACGGCACCCGGCAGTTCGTCGCGGGCGACCCCGAGTTCTGCACCCTGGTGGCGCTGGCCCACCGCGGGGAGATCCTCGCCTCCTGGACCTTCGCCCCGGCGCTGGACGAGCTGGCGACCGCCGTGCGCGGCCAGGGCTCGTACGTCAATGGTGAGCGGATCCACAGCGGTTCGCCCGAGCCGGGCGCCGAGCTGCGGATCGCGATGGCCCACCCCCTGTACACCTCCGAGGCCGACAAGCGGACCCTCGCCCGGCTCGACGTGCCCGGGGTGGCGGCCCGGCCCTGCGGTTCGGCCGGCCTGGAGTACCTGAAGGTGGCTCGCGGCGAGATGGACGGCCTGGCCTTCACCTGGCCCTCGGCCTGGGACCACGCGGCCGGGCTGCTGCTGGTCGCGGAGGCGGGCGGGGCCCAGACCACGGTCGAGGGGGTGCCCTTCCGGGTGGACCGGGACAACGTGCTGCCCTTCGCGGTCGGCAGGGACGAGGCCACCGCCCTGCGGATCCGCGAGCTGCTGCGCGGAGCGTAA
- a CDS encoding helix-turn-helix domain-containing protein, whose translation MKTEDPPRVGLLLRDWRQRRKFSQLDLALRAETSTRHLSCVETGRARPSREMVLRLAEHLDVPLRDRNSLLLAAGYAPAYQESPLGSDRMAMARQALRSMLAGHEPYPAAVVDRVWNIVDSNRSMSLLLDSVPPTLTAEGANVMRLILHPDGLPQHCLNFAEVRAHALGRLLHQANGTGRPELRALYDEVSAYPPPPDTGAPAGPVDATGMVVPLRLRTPFGDMALFSMIATFGAPADVTLSELAVETFFPMDEETARLLRLHAAAADPQGPQGP comes from the coding sequence ATGAAGACCGAAGACCCGCCCCGCGTCGGGCTGTTGCTGCGCGACTGGCGCCAGCGCAGGAAGTTCAGCCAACTCGATCTCGCCCTGCGCGCCGAGACCTCCACCCGGCACCTGTCCTGCGTGGAGACGGGCCGGGCCCGGCCCAGCCGGGAGATGGTGCTGCGGCTCGCCGAGCACCTCGACGTGCCGCTGCGCGACCGCAACAGCCTGCTGCTGGCGGCCGGCTACGCCCCCGCCTATCAGGAGAGCCCCCTGGGCAGCGACCGCATGGCGATGGCACGCCAGGCACTGCGGAGCATGCTCGCCGGCCACGAGCCCTACCCGGCGGCGGTCGTCGACCGGGTCTGGAACATCGTCGACTCCAACCGCTCGATGTCCCTCCTGCTGGACAGCGTCCCGCCGACCCTGACGGCCGAGGGCGCGAACGTGATGCGCCTGATCCTGCACCCGGACGGCCTCCCGCAGCACTGCCTCAACTTCGCTGAGGTCCGCGCCCACGCCCTGGGCCGTCTCCTGCACCAGGCCAACGGCACCGGCCGCCCCGAACTGCGGGCGCTGTACGACGAGGTGTCCGCCTACCCGCCGCCGCCGGACACCGGCGCCCCGGCCGGCCCGGTCGACGCGACCGGTATGGTCGTCCCGCTGCGGCTGCGCACCCCCTTCGGCGACATGGCGCTGTTCAGCATGATCGCCACCTTCGGCGCGCCCGCGGACGTGACGCTCTCCGAACTCGCGGTCGAGACGTTCTTCCCGATGGACGAGGAGACGGCCCGGCTCCTGCGCCTGCACGCGGCGGCGGCCGACCCTCAGGGGCCCCAAGGCCCCTGA